The following are encoded in a window of Salinibacter ruber DSM 13855 genomic DNA:
- a CDS encoding NADH-quinone oxidoreductase subunit J produces MAAPSMFFLLATVAVAAALGMIIARNPVSSALWLVLNLFCIAGLYLTLNASFIGVIQILVYAGAIMVLFLFVIMLLNLSALPELEEIEWASIGGFAVGLVLLSQLLYVVALQFELGVDPIGAEAAAEAGSAASLGEILFTRYALHLQVAGILLLAATVGAVLLAQRRFQ; encoded by the coding sequence ATGGCCGCACCCTCCATGTTTTTTTTGCTGGCGACCGTCGCGGTGGCCGCCGCGCTCGGAATGATCATCGCCCGCAATCCGGTGTCGAGTGCCCTCTGGCTGGTGCTCAACCTGTTTTGCATCGCCGGCCTGTATCTGACGCTGAACGCGTCCTTTATCGGCGTCATCCAGATTCTCGTCTACGCCGGCGCCATCATGGTCCTCTTTCTGTTCGTGATCATGCTGCTCAACCTCTCGGCCCTGCCCGAGCTGGAGGAAATCGAGTGGGCCAGCATCGGGGGGTTTGCGGTCGGGCTCGTCCTGTTGAGCCAGCTGTTGTACGTGGTGGCCCTGCAGTTTGAACTGGGGGTCGATCCGATTGGGGCGGAGGCCGCGGCGGAGGCGGGAAGCGCGGCGAGCCTGGGCGAAATCCTGTTCACCCGCTACGCGCTGCACCTGCAGGTGGCGGGCATTCTGTTGCTGGCCGCAACCGTCGGGGCGGTCCTGCTTGCCCAGCGCCGCTTTCAGTAG
- the nuoK gene encoding NADH-quinone oxidoreductase subunit NuoK, producing the protein MDVAPNWYLALSAVLFTIGTFGVLFRRNAIVVLMSVELMLNAVNLTLVTFSQSMGDPSGQLLVFFSIAVAAAEAAVGLAIVIAIFRSQVTVDITEINLFKH; encoded by the coding sequence ATGGACGTTGCTCCCAACTGGTATCTCGCCCTGAGCGCCGTGCTCTTCACCATCGGTACGTTCGGGGTGCTCTTCCGTCGCAACGCGATTGTGGTGTTGATGTCGGTCGAGCTGATGCTGAATGCGGTCAACCTCACGCTGGTGACGTTTAGCCAGTCGATGGGCGATCCCAGCGGCCAGTTGCTCGTCTTCTTCTCGATTGCGGTGGCGGCCGCCGAGGCCGCCGTGGGGCTCGCGATCGTGATTGCCATCTTCCGAAGCCAGGTGACGGTGGACATCACGGAGATCAACCTCTTCAAGCACTAG
- the nuoL gene encoding NADH-quinone oxidoreductase subunit L, which produces MTSADLLRLVLLLPLAGAVLNGVAPLFLKHLRTRETLVGTVGTAVVAIPFVLTVYLFVTFGGDPIVADYFTWMAAGDLDLSFAYRIDQLSLLMTGVVTGVGGVIHLYSIGYMHGDAGYWRFFAYLNLFIFAMLNLVLANNLPVLFLGWEGVGLCSYLLIGFWYTDLSNSAAANKAFIVNRVGDFAFLVAMFLVFQQLGSLSFDVLLTEGPNLPEATLNWIVFLLFVGATGKSAQIPLFVWLPDAMAGPTPVSALIHAATMVTSGLYLLARLSALVLGAPVVMMIIAIVGAATALMAATIAIAQDDIKRVLAYSTVSQLGYMFMAAGVGAFFVSIFHVITHAFFKACLFLGSGSVIHGMEEVEHGLEEQGRDTSDFDPQDMRTMGGVGEYMPATRTTYLLATLAISGIPLTAGFFSKDEILFKAFEYGYDGSTYAMAVWIVGVVTAVLTAFYMMRSYMLTFEGEPRWPLPDQLSPHESPSTMTGPLWTLGILSLVGGFIGLPAVIQGGDLNWIHHYLGAKYGGPVAEASVHGHVPLALEWGLILLSSVIALGTVYYAWRVYGTQGLEYDAALQRQLRGVYQTWSDKYYWDEFYDEVVVDSLINGIARKGLAAFDTTVVDGAVNGVAGAAQNASGLLRRVQTGLVQNYALALTLGAALLVGLLMYGV; this is translated from the coding sequence ATGACCTCTGCCGATCTGCTTCGTCTCGTTCTTCTCCTGCCGCTCGCCGGGGCGGTCCTGAATGGCGTGGCGCCGCTCTTTCTGAAGCACCTTCGCACCCGGGAGACGCTCGTGGGGACGGTGGGCACGGCGGTCGTCGCAATTCCGTTCGTCCTGACGGTCTATCTGTTCGTCACCTTCGGCGGCGATCCGATCGTGGCGGACTATTTCACCTGGATGGCGGCGGGCGACCTGGACCTGTCGTTTGCCTACCGGATTGACCAGCTCTCGCTCCTGATGACGGGGGTCGTGACGGGGGTGGGGGGCGTCATTCACCTCTACTCGATCGGGTACATGCACGGGGACGCGGGGTACTGGCGGTTCTTTGCCTACCTCAACCTCTTCATCTTCGCCATGCTCAACCTCGTGCTGGCGAACAACCTGCCCGTGCTGTTTCTGGGGTGGGAAGGGGTGGGCCTGTGCTCGTACCTGCTGATCGGGTTCTGGTACACGGACCTCAGCAACAGCGCCGCCGCCAACAAGGCGTTCATCGTGAACCGGGTGGGCGACTTTGCCTTCCTGGTGGCCATGTTTCTGGTCTTTCAGCAGCTCGGCTCGCTGAGCTTTGACGTGCTGCTCACGGAAGGGCCCAATCTTCCGGAGGCGACGCTCAACTGGATCGTCTTCCTGCTGTTCGTGGGAGCGACCGGCAAGAGCGCGCAGATCCCGCTCTTCGTGTGGCTGCCAGACGCGATGGCCGGCCCCACGCCGGTGTCCGCCCTCATCCACGCCGCCACGATGGTGACGAGCGGGCTCTACCTCCTGGCTCGCCTCTCGGCGCTGGTGTTGGGCGCGCCGGTCGTCATGATGATTATCGCCATCGTGGGGGCGGCCACGGCCCTCATGGCGGCCACGATCGCCATCGCGCAGGACGACATCAAGCGGGTCCTGGCCTACTCCACGGTGTCGCAGCTGGGCTACATGTTCATGGCGGCGGGCGTGGGGGCGTTCTTCGTGTCGATCTTCCACGTGATCACCCACGCCTTCTTCAAGGCCTGCCTCTTCCTCGGCTCCGGCAGCGTCATTCACGGGATGGAAGAGGTGGAGCACGGCCTGGAGGAGCAGGGGCGGGACACCAGCGACTTCGATCCGCAGGACATGCGCACGATGGGCGGGGTCGGGGAGTACATGCCCGCCACGCGCACGACGTACCTCTTGGCGACCCTGGCGATCTCGGGAATTCCGCTGACCGCCGGGTTCTTCTCAAAGGACGAGATCTTGTTCAAGGCGTTCGAGTACGGCTACGACGGGTCCACCTACGCCATGGCGGTGTGGATTGTCGGGGTCGTGACGGCCGTGCTCACGGCGTTCTACATGATGCGCTCTTACATGCTTACCTTTGAGGGGGAGCCCCGGTGGCCGCTGCCGGATCAACTGAGCCCCCACGAGTCGCCGTCCACGATGACGGGGCCGCTCTGGACGCTCGGCATTCTCTCCCTGGTCGGCGGCTTCATTGGGCTGCCCGCGGTCATCCAGGGGGGCGACCTCAACTGGATCCACCACTACCTCGGCGCGAAGTACGGGGGGCCGGTGGCGGAGGCGTCGGTCCACGGCCACGTGCCGCTGGCGCTGGAGTGGGGGCTCATCCTGCTCAGCTCGGTTATCGCCCTTGGCACGGTCTACTACGCCTGGCGCGTCTACGGGACGCAGGGGCTGGAGTACGACGCCGCTCTCCAACGGCAGCTTCGGGGCGTTTACCAGACCTGGTCGGACAAGTACTACTGGGACGAATTCTACGACGAAGTGGTCGTGGACTCCCTCATCAACGGCATTGCCCGCAAGGGCCTCGCGGCCTTCGATACGACCGTGGTGGACGGGGCCGTCAACGGGGTGGCCGGCGCAGCTCAGAACGCGAGTGGCCTGCTGCGCCGGGTCCAGACGGGCCTGGTCCAGAACTACGCCCTGGCGCTGACCCTTGGGGCCGCGCTCCTGGTCGGGCTGCTGATGTATGGGGTTTGA
- a CDS encoding complex I subunit 4 family protein, with the protein MNIPYLTSLVVFLPAAGALLTLFLRRASAIRWTALATTTVTFVLSIGLFVGYDPSVSTALGPQLADVWAGWLPDGYDVKYFVGVDGLSLLLVMLTTLLGPIVVLSSWTYIGEKHKGYYALLLLLQTGITGVFTSFDLLLFYIFFELTLIPMYFIIGIWGGKERIYAAVKFVIYTLVGSLLMLVGILYLGYAAGDAVNNGVFTTDWYTLLEYNIPLAVQGWLFAVFAFSFAIKVPLFPLHTWLPDAHVQAPTGGSVILAGVLLKMGTYGLLRFCLPLFPNVAQSYAGLFAVIAIIGIIYGALVARVQDDAKSLVAYSSISHLGFVVLGLFAFTTEAMQGAMIQMVNHGLSTGALFLLVGMLYERRHTRLMDDYGGLATSVPVLTTLMVISVLASAGLPGLNGFVGEFLILLGSFKSTVIDSPVLIAFATTGVILAAMYLLHMVYRTFFGELTDAANAQMADLNAREFGLMVPLIVLMFVLGFYPGPFLRQTAPTTEFLLETVEEKRAAVERMENEAAATADEPTPVPTAPPEAEDVSIDVPSISP; encoded by the coding sequence ATGAACATTCCCTACCTCACATCCCTCGTCGTCTTCCTGCCGGCCGCCGGCGCGTTGCTGACGCTCTTCCTGCGGCGCGCCTCCGCCATTCGGTGGACGGCCCTGGCGACCACGACCGTCACGTTTGTGCTCTCGATCGGGCTCTTCGTGGGCTACGATCCATCGGTGAGCACGGCCCTGGGCCCGCAGCTGGCGGACGTATGGGCCGGGTGGCTGCCCGACGGCTATGACGTCAAGTACTTCGTGGGCGTCGACGGGCTGAGCCTGTTGCTCGTGATGCTGACGACGCTCCTGGGGCCCATCGTCGTGCTTTCGTCCTGGACCTACATCGGCGAGAAGCACAAGGGCTACTACGCGCTGCTCCTCCTGCTGCAGACGGGCATCACGGGGGTCTTCACGAGCTTCGACCTCCTCCTCTTCTACATTTTCTTTGAGCTCACCCTCATTCCGATGTACTTCATCATCGGGATCTGGGGCGGGAAGGAGCGCATCTACGCGGCGGTGAAGTTCGTCATCTACACGCTCGTGGGGTCGCTCCTGATGCTCGTCGGCATTCTGTACCTGGGGTACGCGGCGGGGGACGCTGTCAACAACGGCGTGTTTACGACCGACTGGTACACGCTGCTGGAGTACAACATTCCGCTGGCGGTGCAGGGCTGGCTCTTCGCCGTCTTCGCCTTCTCGTTCGCGATCAAGGTGCCGCTCTTTCCGCTGCACACCTGGCTGCCGGACGCCCACGTGCAGGCCCCCACAGGGGGCTCGGTGATCCTGGCCGGGGTGCTGCTAAAGATGGGAACGTACGGCCTGCTGCGCTTCTGCCTGCCGCTTTTCCCGAACGTGGCGCAGAGCTACGCCGGCCTCTTCGCGGTGATCGCCATCATCGGCATCATCTACGGCGCGCTGGTGGCCCGCGTCCAGGACGACGCGAAGAGCCTCGTGGCGTACTCGTCCATCAGCCACCTCGGGTTCGTCGTGCTCGGGCTGTTCGCCTTCACGACAGAGGCGATGCAGGGGGCCATGATTCAGATGGTCAACCACGGCCTCTCGACCGGGGCCCTCTTCTTGCTGGTGGGCATGCTCTACGAGCGGCGCCACACTCGCCTGATGGACGACTACGGGGGGCTGGCGACGTCCGTCCCGGTGCTCACCACCCTCATGGTGATTAGCGTGCTCGCCTCGGCCGGGCTGCCGGGCCTGAACGGATTCGTGGGCGAGTTTCTGATCCTACTCGGGTCCTTCAAAAGCACCGTGATCGACAGTCCGGTGCTCATCGCCTTCGCGACGACCGGCGTCATCCTGGCGGCGATGTACCTGCTCCACATGGTCTACCGCACCTTCTTCGGCGAGCTCACCGACGCGGCGAACGCGCAGATGGCGGACCTGAACGCCCGCGAGTTCGGGCTGATGGTGCCGCTCATCGTGCTCATGTTCGTCCTGGGCTTCTACCCGGGCCCGTTCCTGCGACAGACGGCCCCGACCACCGAATTTCTCCTGGAGACGGTCGAGGAAAAACGGGCCGCGGTGGAGCGGATGGAGAACGAGGCCGCCGCCACGGCGGACGAGCCCACCCCGGTGCCGACCGCCCCGCCCGAGGCCGAAGACGTGTCCATCGACGTCCCGTCGATTTCCCCTTGA
- a CDS encoding 4a-hydroxytetrahydrobiopterin dehydratase, with amino-acid sequence MPSREPLSDDAIDDALADLDGWSHADDKLHKTYEFSDFREAISFVVRLSFYAEEMMHHPELENVYNTVSIALTTHDAGGKVTEMDVELASQIEELA; translated from the coding sequence ATGCCTTCACGCGAGCCCCTTTCCGACGACGCAATCGACGACGCCCTGGCGGACCTGGACGGATGGTCTCACGCCGACGACAAACTCCACAAGACGTACGAGTTCTCCGACTTTCGGGAGGCCATCAGTTTCGTCGTGCGCCTCTCGTTCTACGCCGAGGAGATGATGCACCACCCCGAGCTGGAAAACGTCTACAACACCGTCTCCATCGCCCTCACGACCCACGATGCGGGGGGCAAAGTGACGGAGATGGACGTGGAGCTCGCCTCGCAGATCGAGGAGCTCGCGTAG
- a CDS encoding NADH-quinone oxidoreductase subunit N → MDLSTAFPTLVTDLPAAFSMSVVGGVGLAMIVLDAFRNDHPAIPWLGVAALGVSAVWEITHLGAPPSTVFFETLRTGGFVAFINLIILLTGLATILLSVPYLNQLRYDYGEVYALIMFCTVGMIMLGSANNMVSIFLGLETMSVCLYVLTGFIREDEGAVESALKYFLLGAFSTGFFLYGIALMYGATGTMALPAMAAAELGTLSTRLLFWGGFALFLVGFFFKVSAAPFHMWTPDVYQGAPTPLTGYMSTATKAAAFAALILVLVHAVPGGEWQLSVAAVAVLTMVIGNVMALAQTNVKRLLAYSSIAHAGYLLVGLSAGTSAGYAGALFYLLVYAVMNIGAFGVMSMLEWDGKEGREQTLSSLAGIANDRPVLGSTMGVFMLSLIGFPPLGGFIGKYLVFAPAVDAGLTWLVVIGVLMSALSAYYYLRVVYVFWMQSADEVAATDPVRAAAFPRATVAATGTLVVCAVALVVLGVFFGGVLETTLGFFETTAMATAP, encoded by the coding sequence ATGGATTTGTCGACTGCATTCCCGACGCTCGTGACCGACCTGCCGGCCGCCTTTTCGATGTCGGTCGTGGGGGGGGTCGGGCTTGCGATGATTGTCCTCGATGCGTTCCGCAACGACCACCCGGCCATTCCCTGGCTCGGCGTGGCGGCGCTCGGCGTGTCTGCGGTCTGGGAGATCACGCATCTCGGGGCCCCTCCAAGCACGGTGTTCTTCGAAACCCTCCGAACCGGGGGCTTCGTGGCGTTCATCAACCTGATCATCCTGCTGACGGGCCTGGCCACGATCCTCCTGTCGGTGCCCTACCTGAACCAGCTGCGGTACGACTACGGGGAGGTGTACGCGCTGATCATGTTCTGCACGGTCGGCATGATCATGCTCGGCTCGGCCAACAACATGGTCAGCATTTTCCTCGGGCTCGAAACGATGTCGGTGTGCCTCTACGTCCTGACCGGGTTCATCCGGGAGGATGAAGGGGCGGTGGAGAGCGCGCTCAAGTATTTTCTGCTCGGGGCGTTCTCGACCGGCTTCTTCCTGTACGGCATCGCGCTCATGTACGGCGCCACGGGGACGATGGCCCTGCCGGCGATGGCGGCGGCGGAGCTTGGAACGCTCTCGACGCGGCTCCTCTTCTGGGGCGGGTTCGCGCTCTTCCTGGTGGGCTTCTTCTTCAAGGTGAGCGCGGCGCCCTTCCACATGTGGACCCCGGACGTGTATCAGGGGGCGCCCACGCCCCTCACCGGGTACATGTCGACGGCGACGAAGGCCGCCGCGTTCGCCGCCCTCATCCTGGTCCTCGTCCACGCGGTGCCGGGCGGGGAGTGGCAGCTGTCCGTGGCCGCGGTGGCGGTTCTGACGATGGTGATTGGAAACGTGATGGCGCTGGCCCAGACCAACGTCAAGCGCCTGCTCGCGTACTCGTCCATCGCGCACGCCGGGTACCTGCTCGTCGGGCTCTCGGCGGGAACGTCGGCCGGATACGCCGGCGCCCTCTTCTACCTGCTGGTCTACGCGGTGATGAACATCGGGGCCTTCGGCGTGATGTCGATGCTGGAGTGGGACGGCAAGGAGGGGCGCGAACAGACGCTGTCCTCCCTGGCGGGCATCGCCAATGACCGCCCCGTCCTCGGCAGCACGATGGGCGTCTTCATGCTGAGCCTGATCGGGTTTCCGCCGCTCGGGGGCTTCATCGGCAAGTACCTCGTGTTCGCCCCGGCCGTCGACGCCGGGCTCACCTGGCTCGTGGTGATCGGCGTGCTCATGAGCGCCCTGAGTGCCTACTACTACCTGCGCGTCGTGTACGTCTTCTGGATGCAGTCGGCCGACGAGGTGGCGGCGACCGATCCGGTGCGGGCGGCCGCGTTCCCCCGCGCCACGGTGGCGGCGACGGGCACGCTCGTGGTGTGTGCGGTGGCGCTCGTCGTGCTCGGGGTCTTCTTCGGCGGCGTCCTCGAGACCACGCTGGGCTTCTTCGAGACCACCGCGATGGCGACGGCGCCCTGA
- a CDS encoding sigma-54-dependent Fis family transcriptional regulator: MSRPPRILIVEDEFAVAMELEDHLGALGYTVVDHVMTGAAAIDRAAGADLDLVLMDVHLDGPMDGVEAARTIREDHPLPVVFVTAYSDDETLQRATDTTPFGYVVKPFNEREIYAAVEVALQTHALQRRVERARDDLRQLLNGLRQGTALTDGTGRLRFLSDPAARLLDVASEAATGTPWADLLPVDDEALEALQSRMDGTTDADGPVTATLAHDDGPSYRVEIEVRDDPRDSERHILVFYDVTEVHELRRMLDDRSRFHDLVGKSAPMQDAYEQIRSVAEVKTTVLIQGETGSGKELAARAIHDESPRSEGSFVTVNCAALNPDLAGSRLFGHRAGAFTGATEDREGYFEAADGGTLFLDEIGDVPLDVQRQLLRVLEEEAVTRLGETEARPVDVRIVAATHRSLDEEVAADRFRQDLLYRIRIARVALPPLRERRSDLPLLVRTFLREIRARTGADVDRVGDEALRRLLNYDWPGNVRELKNALEAALIRASGDVLRADDLPPEIREASASASSAPEEAERIRAALEQTDGNRTEAAELLGISRATLYRRLDEYNIE, from the coding sequence ATGTCGCGCCCACCCCGCATCTTGATCGTGGAGGACGAGTTTGCCGTCGCCATGGAGCTGGAGGATCACCTGGGGGCACTCGGCTACACCGTGGTGGACCACGTGATGACCGGCGCCGCGGCAATCGACCGGGCGGCAGGGGCCGATCTCGACCTGGTGCTAATGGACGTGCATCTCGACGGCCCGATGGACGGGGTGGAGGCGGCCCGCACCATTCGGGAGGATCATCCCCTCCCCGTCGTCTTCGTGACCGCCTACAGCGACGACGAGACGCTGCAGCGGGCGACCGACACGACGCCGTTCGGCTACGTCGTGAAGCCGTTCAACGAGCGGGAGATCTACGCCGCGGTGGAGGTGGCGCTGCAGACCCACGCCCTGCAGCGCCGCGTGGAGCGGGCCCGCGACGACCTCCGGCAGCTCCTGAATGGGCTCCGCCAGGGCACGGCCCTCACCGACGGGACCGGGCGCCTGCGCTTCCTAAGCGACCCGGCCGCCCGCCTGCTCGACGTCGCGTCCGAGGCCGCCACCGGCACGCCGTGGGCCGACCTCCTCCCCGTCGACGACGAGGCTCTCGAGGCGCTCCAGTCCCGAATGGACGGCACGACCGACGCCGACGGGCCCGTCACCGCCACCCTCGCCCACGACGACGGCCCGTCGTACCGCGTCGAGATTGAAGTTCGCGACGACCCGCGCGACAGCGAGCGTCACATCCTGGTCTTCTACGACGTGACGGAGGTCCACGAGCTCCGGCGCATGCTCGACGACCGGTCCCGGTTCCACGACCTCGTGGGCAAGAGCGCCCCGATGCAGGACGCCTACGAGCAGATTCGGTCCGTCGCCGAGGTCAAAACCACGGTACTCATCCAGGGCGAGACGGGTAGCGGGAAGGAACTCGCCGCCCGGGCCATCCACGACGAGAGCCCGCGGTCGGAGGGCTCGTTCGTCACCGTCAACTGCGCCGCCCTCAACCCCGACCTCGCCGGCAGCCGACTCTTCGGGCACCGGGCGGGCGCCTTTACGGGAGCGACCGAGGACCGGGAGGGGTACTTCGAGGCGGCCGACGGGGGCACGCTTTTCCTCGACGAGATCGGCGACGTCCCGCTCGACGTGCAGCGGCAGCTCCTGCGGGTGCTCGAAGAGGAGGCCGTCACGCGGCTCGGGGAGACGGAGGCCCGCCCGGTCGACGTCCGCATCGTGGCCGCCACCCACCGAAGCCTGGACGAAGAGGTGGCGGCCGACCGGTTTCGTCAAGACCTGCTGTACCGGATTCGGATCGCCCGCGTGGCCCTCCCGCCCCTCCGCGAGCGCCGGTCGGACCTGCCGCTCCTGGTGCGCACCTTCCTTCGCGAAATCCGGGCCCGCACCGGGGCGGACGTCGACCGCGTCGGCGACGAGGCCCTCCGCCGCCTGCTCAACTACGACTGGCCGGGCAACGTGCGCGAGCTGAAAAATGCACTGGAGGCGGCCCTCATCCGCGCGTCCGGCGATGTGCTCCGGGCAGACGACCTTCCGCCCGAGATTCGGGAGGCGTCCGCCTCCGCATCGTCGGCCCCCGAAGAGGCCGAGCGCATCCGGGCGGCCCTCGAACAGACCGACGGCAACCGCACCGAGGCCGCCGAGCTGCTCGGCATCAGTCGGGCCACCCTGTACCGCCGCCTCGACGAGTACAACATCGAGTAG
- a CDS encoding sensor histidine kinase, producing MSLRRKILLVVFGLALGAVVTGGVAGLTLWYVRVGAAPFLAEAPQLDALLYRGLWLVGAVTGALALGAALAGRWLLVSFRQSLQVLQDAVEQVRTGRLDAQVSVNPDDELRRLAQALNRMTTTLSQQTVSRSYLQAVLDSMAELLFVVDADGRVRRANAAAAQALGRSASALRGTALDDHFDADPLASSGEGTVECTLTPTDGPERPVLVSRSALERADATQGTLVCVAQDISERKAAEEKLRRSLEEKEVLLREIHHRVKNNLQVISSLLNAQARDVESPAVEDRFTETQDRIRSMASIHEQLYQTDDLSRIEFDAYLEGLLDDLFRSHRTAHIGRTLEADAQPLSVDQAIPAGLIVNELVTNALEHAFPEGRSGTVAVTFHADEGTARLTVADDGRGADGLGGNGSLGLRLVRGLTRQLRGTFSTDLDDGVTVTIAFPTNPSS from the coding sequence ATGTCGCTCCGGCGCAAGATTTTACTGGTGGTGTTTGGACTCGCCCTCGGGGCCGTCGTCACGGGGGGCGTCGCGGGGCTGACCCTCTGGTATGTGCGGGTCGGGGCCGCCCCCTTCCTGGCGGAGGCGCCTCAGCTCGACGCCCTGCTCTACCGGGGCCTCTGGCTCGTCGGCGCCGTCACGGGCGCCCTCGCGCTCGGGGCCGCACTCGCCGGGCGGTGGCTGCTCGTGTCGTTCCGGCAGTCCCTCCAGGTGCTCCAGGACGCCGTGGAGCAGGTCCGCACCGGTCGCCTCGACGCCCAGGTCTCAGTAAACCCAGACGATGAGCTCCGGCGACTGGCCCAGGCCCTGAACCGGATGACCACCACGCTCAGTCAGCAGACCGTCTCGCGGAGCTACCTCCAGGCCGTGCTCGACTCCATGGCGGAGCTGCTGTTCGTGGTCGACGCCGACGGGCGCGTCCGCCGGGCCAACGCGGCGGCTGCACAGGCCCTTGGCCGCTCGGCATCGGCCCTGCGCGGAACGGCGCTCGACGATCACTTCGACGCCGACCCGTTGGCCTCTTCGGGGGAGGGGACGGTCGAATGCACCCTCACCCCCACGGACGGCCCCGAGCGGCCCGTGCTCGTCTCGCGGTCGGCGCTGGAGCGGGCCGACGCCACGCAGGGCACGCTCGTGTGCGTGGCGCAGGACATCTCGGAGCGGAAGGCCGCCGAGGAGAAGCTGCGGCGCTCCCTGGAGGAAAAAGAGGTTCTCCTCCGCGAGATCCACCACCGCGTCAAGAACAACCTGCAGGTCATTTCGAGCCTGCTGAACGCCCAGGCCCGCGACGTAGAGAGTCCTGCAGTCGAGGATCGATTCACGGAGACGCAGGACCGCATCCGCTCCATGGCGTCCATCCACGAGCAGCTCTACCAGACCGACGACCTGTCGCGAATCGAATTCGACGCGTACCTGGAGGGCCTCCTGGATGACCTCTTCCGGTCGCACCGAACCGCCCACATCGGCCGAACCTTGGAGGCGGACGCCCAGCCGCTCTCCGTGGATCAGGCCATCCCCGCGGGCCTCATCGTGAACGAACTCGTCACGAACGCCCTCGAACACGCCTTTCCGGAGGGCCGGTCCGGCACCGTCGCCGTTACGTTCCATGCCGACGAGGGGACCGCACGCCTCACCGTGGCGGACGATGGCCGCGGCGCGGACGGGCTCGGCGGGAACGGAAGCCTCGGGCTTCGGCTGGTCCGGGGGCTGACGCGCCAGCTTCGGGGCACCTTCTCCACCGACCTCGACGACGGGGTGACCGTCACGATCGCGTTCCCCACGAACCCATCCAGCTAG